The DNA window CCTCAAGCTCTTTGGCGAACGCTTCCGGCGTGTCCCCTTTTTCAATCACAAGGCGGTACACATAAACGATCTGCACTGATTGTTTAGGCGGCTGTTCGGCCGGCGCTTTCGGTTGATTGCTTACGAGCTTGTCGTATTCGTCCTTCGCGACAGCGACGAGCCCGTGTTGTTCGAGAAACGCCTCGACGTCCGCCTCGGTCGGTGCAGCTGGAGGGGACGTGTAATATGCGGCGCCGATGAGCGATGTCGAAACAAGCAGGCCAAAGGCGAAAGAACGCATCGTCCG is part of the Geobacillus sp. 46C-IIa genome and encodes:
- a CDS encoding aminodeoxychorismate lyase, with translation MRKRTMRSFAFGLLVSTSLIGAAYYTSPPAAPTEADVEAFLEQHGLVAVAKDEYDKLVSNQPKAPAEQPPKQSVQIVYVYRLVIEKGDTPEAFAKELEAARIIDSARSFNDYLQKHGLTRSIRPGAYNVRSDMDYAAISRLIASP